The DNA segment TTGCACAACAGACAGGGTCTATGTGTGAAACCAGAGGTCTTTGTAAAGACAGCCCTTCTGCACCAGCAGGGGCCCCCACAGACCTGTTGGGTGTTCTCAGAAGGACCACACAGTCATGCCCTCAAGATGAACCTGTGGAAGATGGACAGGGACCCATGAGGCCCAGATCAGGTGCAAGGGCTCCTTGGTTATCAAGGGTTCAAGTGTTTTCAGGAAAAGCCCAAGACTCACCCAGGGCTCAATTTTGCTCCAGAGTCAAACTGTTCATTTATTAAGTGTCAGTAAATACAAAGCAAGTAGCAGAGAGTTTCTTAGAAGAAAGTCCTCTTCTTTGGGTTACCTGGTGGCACATTAAAATACAGAGTCATGGGCACGCCGCATGTCAACTCTGGTTCATTGGGTCCAGTTCATTCACAAGTCTGCCAGATGAGGATATTGGAGGTGATCCATGGACCATGCCAGAAAGTCCTTGATGATCACCGCTCTGTCACTATTTTGGTTAGAACTTGAGGAAAGGGGTAAAATCAGCTAATGGATCTGTCTCCTAATTCAGCTTTGCCAGTGACCCTCAAATCTTGGAGCCAGGACCTCTCCCTCAGCTCATTGGTCCAAGCACTGGGATGCAGTGATGGAAATGTCATTCTTAGAGAGGAAGATATTTCCAAATGAACCACCTGGTATGAAACTATCCTACAGGTAAAACCTTTTTACAACCGTAACTTTTTTATGGCTTATGTTCTTATTCAACGGACATGTTACCCAACTGGTCATTTGTAAATAGAAAAACATTCCCTTCCCCAAACCTGAAGTAGTTCCGTATGTGTCCACAATTTAAGATTTAGAGGAAGAAATATGAGTTTGGTATCAAAGGGTCTGGATTAAATAGGGATTCCTAAACTGGTCCATACACAGAATTCAGAAGGTCTTTGAACTTGGGAAAATGACACCTTTCCTCTACTATCTAGCTAAAATTTAGATCTTCTTCAATTAAGAATATAGACTACATGCCACATGAGTATGCATTAGCAAGACCTGTGTCTCTGCCACTGGTGGAAGTGACAGATATTTTCTTCTTACTTAAAAGTTGTTGCAGAccctttaaatatcatttatgcTCATCTTCACTGTGAAATGAAGGTTGTTGTTAGACCTGGTGTAGATTGTTTTTAACTGTGTTCATGAAGAGATGTGTATTACTAGTTCACAAATTTATCTTAATATAGAATTATGGTTCAGTGTAATTGGTTTCCCTTGTAATcgtatgtattttattcattttatccaTTCTAAAACATTCTGAGAAGGCTTTGTCAGATTGTCAAAGGAGTATATAAGGGATAAAAAAGGTTAAGGACCTTTGGGTTCTGGCAGGTCTtcatggaaaagaagagaaagatcagCTCATTGCAGCACTGGCTCattatttataacatataattaATAGCAGCATAAGTAATTTGATAGGCTCTTGCCATAAGTCAGCCAcctgttacagatgaggaaaccaaagaccCAGGGAAACTGGTAAGTCTGAACCATTTGGAGAACATGTTACTACAAGGCTGAGATGGCTGTGGGAGTAGTTTTCTCCAAACCATTCTTATTTCACTGGAAAGTATTCtccaatgatttaaaaaaaaaaaaaccttccataAACCAAGCTATGCTGTGGCACCCTTGACCTGTAAACCCTTACTATGTATCATCCTCCCTACAAGAGGTTAACAGTTATGTACTGAGAATTACAGCTCATGGTCCCACACTGTATCAGTGGATCAGATCTCTTCTGGCTCTTAGGTTTTCTGGATTCCAAAAGTTGAACAAGGGAAAGTGCTGGGGCTCACTCTGCCTTTGTTGGCCTTGCCAGAATATTCTGAGTTCCCTAGATTGTTAATCCCACTGAGAAAGTGTCACCCACAGCATGAGACCTTTTAGCATCTGCTCACTCATTCCCAACTAGCTTTATACCTCCATTGGCCCCTTTGGTAAGAGGTGTCCCAGCCAAACAGGAAGTTTCCATCAggtgttcattcactcatttatatcTGGAGCTTTGTAAGGGTAAGAgcatgattttattattatttttatttatttttggctgtgctggatctttgttgctgcatgcaggctttctctagttacggagcgtgggctctaggcactcaggctCCAGTAGCTGTGGCAGCCAGGCTTtcttgccccacagcatgtgggatcttcctggaccagggatggaacccgtgtcccctgcattgccaggtggattcgtaaccactggaccaccagggaagccccaagagcaTGATTTTTGAGTGGAAGTATATGgtgtcttcggagaaggcaatggcaccccactccagtactcttgcctggaaaatcccatggatggaagagcctggtgggctgcagtccatggggtcgctaggagttggacatgactgagccacttcactttcacttttcactttcatgcattggagaaggaaatggcaacccactccagtgttcttgcctggagaatcccagggacgggggagcctggtgggctgccgtctacggtgtcacacagagtcggacacgactgaagtgatttagcagcagcagcagcagcatatggcgtcttggatttgctttaaaataccgTAGCAAAGGGAGGAGCTAACGGAGAAAGGTAGgagtgaaggaagaaaggagggaagggaggagcaaATGAAGGAAGGGAGGCAAAGGAAGCAAAGAgtgaagaggaagggaaaggagaaggaagtgggtGTTGTGGGCGGGATTAGAATTCGGAGAGTGTCGATCACTGTCGGAGCTGAGTGATGGGTATGAGGAGGTTCGTTGTGCTATTCTCACCACGTTTATGtatgtttctttatttaattttttttatcttttgactgtgctgagtctttgttggtGCGTGGACCACCCTCCAGTTGCAGCGCACGGGCTGCTCATTGCAGCGGCTGCTTtcggggagcacaggctctagggcacgcgggctcagctgttgCTGTCCCCAGGCCCTAACTGGACCGCAGCcttagtagctgtggtgcacaggctcagttgctccaaggcatgtgggaccttccggggtcagggattgaatccgtgtcccctgcattggcaggagggttctgtactgctgagccaccagggaagccctacgtgtgtttttttaaattttcatatttaaagattttaaaacgAAAAGAGCATGAGTGGTGATAACCTGAACTAACTCAGTGGCGGGGGCACTTAGCCTGGCAGTGTCGCACAGGCGTGGGCAccgcagggcctttgcacatgttaccccctcctcccagtgcaccctccctctccttcctcctgtaGCTCATTCCTGCTCatccttcagctctcagcttaaTGCCACTTCCTCGGGGAAACCTTCCCTGCCTCTCATCCCCACAGTAGGTCAGAGCCTCTTGTAACACACTAGCATCTCGAAACCCTCTCTTCATGACTGTCTAATTGGCATCTGTCATCTGTGAAGTGTGAGCTTTGTGGGCACTGGGCCCGTGTCTGCTTTTCCTTAGCATCACTGAAGCCCAGTGCCTGACACGTAGAAAATGCTCCATAGGTTTTTGTTCAGTGAGATTGGTAAAATATCGTTATCAATTGCTGTATTTTCCCAAGACAACAGGATTTCGCAACAGTAAGTGCACTTCCAAGAACCAAATATTTGAAATTGGAGGGGCCTTGATTCACTTAACAtacatttactgagtgtctgtCATGTGTGAGGGCTGTCATAGGCACTTGGGAAATAGCAGTGAACAGAAAAGAAGAACAGTCCCTGCCCGAGTTTATACTTCTTAACCGTCAGGTGGTGCCAAGCGTGGAGAAGAGCAGAGCAGGGAAGGGGACTGTGGATGGGCCGGGATGGCCTGGAAGAGAAGGTGGTATTTAAGCAGAGACCTCAGGAGGTGGCGGAGGAAGCATGTGGCTGGGAGAGACTCAGCCAGAGTCACCTAGGGGATTGTGAGGTGAACTGTCTGACACCTTGTCCAGCCTCTTCTGTAACGCTGGGTCTGTGCCATGAGCTCCTGCAGGTTCAGCCTAGGTTGGTCACGTCATTGCGTTGGATTTGAAAGACTAATGGCAAAATTGTCTGCTCTTTGGTATGCtgtttaaggcaatggcaccccactccagtactcttgcctggaaggtcccatggatggaggagcctggtaggctgcagtccatggggtcgctaggagttggacacgaccgagcgacttcacttttcactttcatgcattggaaaaggaaatggcaacccactccagtgttctcgcctggagaatcccagggacgggggagcctggtgggctgccatctatggggtcacacagagtcggacacgactgaagtgacttagcatgtaacAAATTACCCGCAAACTCAGTGGCTGAAAACAATAATAAGCATTTTATTGTATCTCATGATGTTATGGGTTAGGAGTTTGAGTAGGGCTTGACACGATGCTTCTTCTGTTCCCTGTGGTGTTGACGCACTTTGAGGTGGCGTCCAGCGGGCAGATGGACTGTTGGTGAGAAAGGAGCTAGGAAGACCAGCAGGGACAGCGTGGGGTGAGGAGGACAGGTGGGTGTCCAGGATTCTGGCCAGGTTTGGCTGCAGAGTCGTTGGATCTGCACATCCTCAGACCTGCAGCGGAATCTGTGGCTCCCGCACAAAGAATTTGAGGCTCCACAACTGCACGTGTTTGGGGAGGAGCCTGTGAGAATGATGTCATCCTCCCGTGGCCCACTTTTGACAGAGGGCTCAGCAGGGCCTCAGCTGTCCCATGTCATTGTTGAGAGTTTGTGTGCAGTAATATCTAAAGCCGTGCCGGCCCAGTCTGTGCCCATGCATCTTTGCAGCCCCTGGTACTCAGCCTGGAACTCGGCACACTATTGGTCAACCCTTCAAAGCAGCGGCTGATTTGTCTGACCGTGTCACACATGCAAGGTGGGACAGCTTGGTGGGCAGAAGCCAAAGCTTGAGTGCCACAGATGCCTGGGATAATATCCTAGCCTTGTTGGTTCCTACAGTGTGATGCTGGGTGGGTTCCTGATCTCTGAAGTGCTCAGccccttcatctataaaatggttgAATTACATACAGTATTATCTACCTGGcacaaagcaagcaagcaagcaagagaTGACAGCTTGCTTGTCACAGGAAGAGGCAAGCCCATGTCTGTCTGGTACCCACGGGGCCTGGCAGGCCGTTGGTGTGCACAGCGGTCTGCTGATGGTTGAATTAAGATCAGTCAGGCCTCTactcccccagagaaggaaatggcaacccactccagtgttcttgcctggagaatgccagggacgggggagcctggtaggctgccgtctatggggtcgcacagagtcagacacgactgaagcgacttagcagcagcagtagcagcaggcctCTGCTCCCAGCCTCCTCAGATGAGTTCTGTGACGGATGCTCACAGAACACTGTAGCTCTGGGTACCCTGTGCTCTTTGCCCAACAGGTCTCAAATGTGCTTTTGCTAGGCCAGCCTCTGATGAAAAGGTTGTTGCAAGCTGACTTCTCTAGAAGCAGATGCTGAGATGGAATCTTGGGGGCAAGTGTCTATTCGGGATTGCCAACTGTGAAGGGAAGTAGGAGGAAATAGGATTGGGCAGAGAAACCTTGCCAGCCTGGCATGaggctgtgtgcatgctaagtcacttcagtcgggtccaactctctgtgacgctatggactgtagcctgccaggctcctcgtccatgggattctccaggcaagaatactggagggggttgccacgccctcctccagggaatcttcctgacccagggattgaagctgtgtgtCTTACATcgtctgcattggcaagcgggctCTTAACCAcgtgcgccacctgggaagccgaatATGTCACGAGTGAGGGGGAGCTCACAGAGCCACATGTTGGAGAGAAGCATTTGCTTGTCTTTCATCAGTTTTATAGTACAGACTTTGAAAGGGACATTAGCTATTTGGGCTGTCTGTAACAATAATTATAGAATTGATTAGAGAGACATTCCCTATCCCAGGAGGTTGCTGGGCTCAGACCACAGTTGGAACAGGAGGGCCATATGGAGTCGGGCCAAGGAAACTGTTGCAGAACCACCAAGTCTTGGTTGGGATGATAATTCTAAAACCATGCTGTCTATTAATCACTCATAGTAAACAATCAGTAACTACTTGTCAAATGAAGACAGAGATTTCTTTGGAGCGTCTAAAATGTGTGAGGTGCAGATACTGGAGGCCATGATAATCTCCCTTTTGTCAAAGTCATTTAGCACCCCTTGACCAGACCTCACTTTGAGACAAGctgtattagagcttcagcatcagtctttccaatgaatatttaggactgatctcctttaggatgaactggttggatctccttgcagtccaagggactctcaagcgtcttttccaacaccacagttcaaaagcatcaattctttggttctcagctttatttatagtccaactctcacatccatatctcACATTTTACATCAAAACAACATTCCCCTTTGAATGTACACATTGTGATGTGTTGACTTGAGATtagtcttaaaaaatttttataggtAAAGCAGTATCTTTTTGGATATATTTCATTCAGTTTCCTGATTTTTCTGACCTATAGAGTTCCtgtaaaatgtaattatattataGTCCTCTTTTACCATTACTTCAGGAAAGCACTGACAGACGTATTTTCTAGAAATGTTGAATGGGTGTCCTAGTGGGTGTCCCCTTGCTGGTCCTTCCAATGTTTTTATCTTAGGATAAATCTGCTTCTGAGACCTAGTTTAATTTGAATGTAAAATGGTCCTATTTATGCAGTCCTTTAAACCTGATTTAGCAACAAAGGGTActtaaagtctttaaaatataatacagcTGCCGCCTATCTTTGGTCCTGCTTTGACGCTGCGGTAGGACTGGGACAGTCAGGCAGGTGCTAAAGGAGGCCCTTGGAACTAGGGGTGGTCATCGCGCTCAGTGCAGGCTTCGTGGTTCTTGTGGCATTCGTCTCCTTTCCTAAAAATCAGAGAGGGGGGAAAGTAGAGTCCATGAAAGCCTTATCtacctctgttgttgttcagatgcagagtcatgtctgactctttgtgaccccatgaactgcagcacgccaggcttccctgtccttcactatctcgtggagcctgctcaaactcatgtccattgagtcagtgatgccatccaaccatctcatcctctattgcctccttctcctcctgccctcagtctttcgcagcatcagggtcttttccactgagtgcgctcttcgcatcacgtggccaaagtattggagctttagcatcagtccttccaatgaatcagtagggttgatttcctttaggattgactggtttgatctccttgtagtccaagggactcttaagagttttctccagcaccacaatttgaaagcatcagttctttggtcctcggccttctttatggtccaactctcacatccgtatgtgactactggaaaaaccataactttgactgattggaccttttttggcaaaactaacatgTAGTTCAGTTCAAACTACCTCTGAACTGCCACTTAATCTCCATCATGGTGTCCCATAAGTGACTCTCGGCTGGAGGAGATTGAACAAGCACAGTCGTGGCTCATTCCTCCTCCTTCCGTCCCTCCCCCAATCCTCAGCTCCAGTGGAGCCCCCAGGACATAGTACCAGAACCGCAGTATCAAAAGGGCACGGGATGAATAAACCACACCCAGTCAAGTTCTTCCACTGAACTGCACAGGGTTATTTAGGTTTGGCCCATTCCTGTTGCTTATTCTGGGTTTCTCAAAGGATATCTGAGTCTTCTTCTGGAAAAGGTGGCCACATGGACAGCTCTGTCCATAGATTGCCTTGTGAAGGTCATCCTCCCCCTGACTGTAGGTGGTTCTTATTGTGCTGGGACCCACGTCGACCTGCCGGTCCCAGGCCAATGCTTGTTTGCCACCAACTGCCCACACTTGGGGTGGGTTGGCAAGGCTTGTGCGTTTTCTCTTGCTCTCCTTGCTGTGGTCCACTTTCTGCTCACTGTATTCCTCACTGACGTGTAGTTTAGAAGTGGACGGGGAAAAGGATGCTGTTGCAGAGTCCGGCGCTTTGGTGTCCCCTTTGGAAGGGATGGCCTTGGAACTGAAACCACGGCAACTCACAGCCCACTGGGAAAACGAGATGCCTTCTCTGAAGCAAGTGGCAAAGCTGGGACGGTTCATGGTCCTGTTCTGATCGTCTTCTTTGGAAATACCAATGGACTCACCGGAGACACTTGGAAGATAAGTTTGCCCAGAGAAGAAACTAGAAACTGTTCAGCCAAAATGGTTTTATGGTATTTTGGAAGTGTTATTTCCTTATCCCAGTCTCTTATTCTTCATAATCTAATATGGCTGTTTGATCTctgtacacatttaaaatatagagacagggtaaaaaaaaaaaaaagtgaaaagtaatgGATATTTGTAAACAGtcatttaaaaagcacttttctaataaatgaaaatatttaatgtgaTAAATTTGCCAAATAGTAAAAAGAGACACAAAGgtaagttacattttttttttcagcctaatCTCTAAGttgaaagcttttttaaaaaaaaaaccgtTAGTATCATACAATATGAAAAAGAGAAGCATGGAGGCAAATATCCTTCCAATGGCCTCAGAAACAAGAGGACAAATAGGCCCAGGCCATTGCATAGGGAACAGAGTGGACCACCGTACCAGCCACTCGATAGAGTGAGCCCATAGTGGAGCCAGGTCCCCGCCAACCCAGGTTCTTAACCTTCCTGCACGGGTTGTGAAGACCACTTCAGTGGCACCAGGGGACAAGCTGAATCCTGCCCAGATCAGCGTGGCAGCCAGGTGAGGAATCACAGAGCCTCCAGAAGACGTGGGTTGGTAGCCAGCAGAATTCAGGTGACATGCTCATACGGTCAATTGCCCAAAGGCTCACTGACCAGTGCTGCAGATAGTTTCAGAACAGGAACAAGGACCCTCACTGGCCCCAAAGAGATCAAGGAGAGCAGAAGGGAATTGGATCTGAGGTTGCTTGGAAGGATCTAGATCAACACCTGCCAAGGGTATCAGCCCCCAAAACCAGAGCAGAAATTCTCCAAAGACAGAAACTTTCATGAAGCCTTGTGCATTCGTGGACTGTGGCAATGGCCgatgcttctgtgtattcttttggAAGAGATGAAGCCACAGCGATTCCCAGGGCTCCGAGAAATCAAACGCCTCCTCCAGAGCTCAGCTACATTAATGCTCAGGCAAGTGGCAAAGCCACGGAGGCCTGCGGTGTCTGTCGTTCATTAATCCTCCTCCGAAAACCACAGGCTTTGCAGCCAGGAGCCAGGCAGCAGTCTCCTGGGATGGCCAGTCAGTTTTAAAGAGTCCAACTTGGCAAATCCTGACCAAAAGTAATAATGCTATTCAAATTCATCCCTTTCTGAGTTTTCTATTTCCCTCTTCtcactccttctccttctccacttTCCCTCTGGCCTGTCAGTAAGGGAAGCTGTGTCTGAATTTCTGGACACTTCCAAAAGGACCGCCCACctcagagaagccacctcagaaGGAGAGAGCCCCCGAGGTTGTCTCCAGCAGCATAGATGACAGCTTCAGGCTTCCCTCTCTCCTCGTGAACGAAACCCACTGAGCCTGGCTGATGCAGCCCAGGTTCTTCAGGGTCTTCACAAGATCCCGGCGGAACCTCTCACCCACAAAAACGTAGAGAACAGGGTTCAGGCAACTGTGGAAAAAGGCCACGGTCTGAGTGACCTGGAAGCAGATGTCAATTTTGATGGAGAGGGCACAGCTGGAGATGAACATGGCGTAGGCATCGATGGTCTGCACCAGCAGGACGCAGTTGTGGGGGAACTGAGACAGGACGAAGACGGTGAGCACCGTGATGGTCACCTTCAGGGCCTTGTGCTTGGAGGACTTCTTGGCCTGGATCAGGGTGTGGATGATGATGGTGTAGCAGCAAGCCATGACCACAAAGGGGAGGAAGAAGCCCAGGATGACCTTCAGGGTCAAGACAGCCGACTTGAGTTTGGTACTGTCGTCGCTGGAGTAGACCATGGTGCAGATAGCAATGCCGTGTTCCTCCTTGACTTGGCTGTACAGGAGTTCTGGGAGGCAGAGCGCGGCCGCCGTCACCCAGATGGTAAAGCAGACCATCTTGCTGTACAGGAGCCTTTTCTGCCTCCACATCTGCGCCCTCATGGCCTGCGCGATGGCGATGTACCTGTCCACGCTGATGCACATGATGAGCAGCACGCAGCTGTAGAAGTTCATCTTATACATACTGTTGACCACCTTGCACATAAAGGTCTGGAATTTCCACTGGTCCGCGGCGGCAATGGCCCAGAAGGGCAGCGTGGCGAGAAAGAGAAGGTCAGCGATGGCCAAGTTGAGAAGGAACATGTCGGTCATGGTCTTCACTCTCGTGCAGTACCAGTAGACCAGGATGACGAGGCTGTTGCCCACGCCGCCCACGATGAACACGAGCCAGTACAGGGGTGGGAGGAAGTGGCCCGCAAACTGCCTGACGTGGCTTTTCTCACAGAAGTAGTCCGTGAAGTTGCCGTCGTACTCCATGGGCGGCGTGCCATCGTAGCCGTAGTCATCTGACAGGTTAGGGATTAGGCTCTGCAAGGAGACACAGGGCGACACTGGGTCAAGGGCTGGCTTTTGAAGGTTCTGTCTGATGGCAAAGGCACGAAGCCCTTGAGCCTTCCAACCCCAAAAGGCTGTGAGAAGGCAGAAGAAGTGTGTGTGTAGGAAGTAGGAATTCCAAGAGCATCTGCTTAGACtgtaaatgatttatttattcaacaaatgtttattaagcagGTGCTGAAGAGTCAGGTATGGTTCCCACTCTCGTGGAACTTTCCTCCTCTGGGACGAGACACACAAGCAAAGGAACAGTCACAGGCCACTTGACAGGTGCTCCATCGGGATGGAAGGAGGGTCTCAGGGCCACTGGTGGGCGAACTTATCCAACTAAGTGAACGAGTCTGATTGTTCCTTCTCCTGTCTACTCTGCGCTCCCTAAAAGGTCCTCAGAGGCGTTCACACTTCTCTGGGTCCAGATTCCCCTGAATCCTTTGAAAGCTATGGATCCTCTCTTGAGTAGCAACAGTCACACACGTACCCGCTTACACGTGTGCACGCACATGAACACACACGCTTATGTATACACCCTCACGCACATGGACATACACAGGAAACAACACAGGTTGCGTGATTTCAGGGTCCCTTGTTGAGAATTTGTTATGAATTTCAagacagcagagcattaaatcAAACAAGTAACACTTCTAAGCATGAGGCCCTGTGCCACCCACCCATGCAGCCAGCCCTCACAAGCCCTCACGTttacagacacacatgcacacacgtttacagacacacatgcacacaagcgTGCCCACACGAATACACATACGTATCCACATGGACACAAcccgcacacacatgcacgcattcAGACACCTGCGCTCACACCCTCACAGTGTGCACacaagcacgcatgcacacacacccttcGATACAGCTAAGGACTCTCCAGGCGTATTTTCAGAGTGATTGAATTCGCACATAGAAAGCCTGGAATTGAATGAATTTCATCAAGACCACAAGGCCAGCCTGTATATCCTTACAGGATCGGAGTGCTGGCCACCTTTATGAGTGACAGAGGAAGAGTTCGTGTCCTAGGCTAGGGGAAGCCTGGACACACCTGTCCACCTGTGTCAAGACTTGTACTCATAGCTTTGTCCACGACTGATGGGCAAACGCCCTTTGCATCTCAGGCACAGGATCCTCTGAAAATCTCCCTGCAAATATAAATGTCAGTTATTTACCAGCTTATTTGCTTCCCTACTGTCAGAGCCCCAAGTGCGTGCCAGACCTTGTGTGGAGTGCAGGATGTGCGTGCATTTAATCCTGGGCCTTCCAGGTAGGGGTGGGCCCCTCTTCCAGATGAGGGGCAGCTGGCTTCCAGAAGGAATTCTGAGGTGGCCAAGCCATTTCTTCTGTCCTCTCTGCTCTCTGAGCCCTGGAGACACTGCTCTTGCTGGAGAAGCCACCCACAAAGGCTGTTCTCAGGTCTGAGTCAGAATAAGACCTAGAGAGATCACTGTAAGGATCTGAAATCCACTCATTTCCCACTCACTTTCCATCCAAGAGCACGCACTGGAGCCCCCTGGCTGAGCACTGGGTTGAGTGATTTCCCACAAGCTGCCCTGAGTTTATCCCGGGGACTGTGTCGAGGTGGCTTCTAAAGAGCTCGCCGTGCACCCCACCTCCAAGGGCGTTTTGGTCTAGCTCTGTGGCCACTCATCAAGACCTAGCTCAGACGTGCATTTGGCATTTACATATAAAAGATGTGAAGCAAGGCTTTCGTATTTCCTGAAGAACAGGTGAGAGTTTTTTTTAACTCATGAACCATATGAATTCTGTGACTGATGAGGATTCCCTTTGTAATTGGGAAGCTCAGTCAAACTGGTAGCCCAAGTATAGTAACCAAGTAAAACCCTTTGACCAGTGCTGCCTAATAGGAATATAAGGCAACTTCCTTAATTTTGCGTTTTCTAGTAGCCAAGTGAAGTCAAAAGAAATAGGTGGGTCTCACCTTAATAATGTGTTTTATGAAACCTAGCATGTCTAAAATATTATTTCGTTATGTAAgcaatgacttccctggtggctcagacagtaaagtgcctgccttcaatgcaggagacccgggttcagtccctgggtcgggaagatcccctggagaaggaaatggcaacccactccagtagcctggaaaatcccatggacggaggaacctggtagactatagtccatggggttgcaaagagtcggacacaactgagcgacttcactttcactttctttc comes from the Bos mutus isolate GX-2022 chromosome 22, NWIPB_WYAK_1.1, whole genome shotgun sequence genome and includes:
- the CCR9 gene encoding C-C chemokine receptor type 9 — encoded protein: MVPTEATSLIPNLSDDYGYDGTPPMEYDGNFTDYFCEKSHVRQFAGHFLPPLYWLVFIVGGVGNSLVILVYWYCTRVKTMTDMFLLNLAIADLLFLATLPFWAIAAADQWKFQTFMCKVVNSMYKMNFYSCVLLIMCISVDRYIAIAQAMRAQMWRQKRLLYSKMVCFTIWVTAAALCLPELLYSQVKEEHGIAICTMVYSSDDSTKLKSAVLTLKVILGFFLPFVVMACCYTIIIHTLIQAKKSSKHKALKVTITVLTVFVLSQFPHNCVLLVQTIDAYAMFISSCALSIKIDICFQVTQTVAFFHSCLNPVLYVFVGERFRRDLVKTLKNLGCISQAQWVSFTRREGSLKLSSMLLETTSGALSF